A genomic segment from Halorubrum depositum encodes:
- a CDS encoding glycosyltransferase family 2 protein — protein MTSDVSVVIPSIKDNVLTVESIPEDVPVFIEREGTLNEARNRGVRHAEHDIVAILDDDIAFTESVFDDLVGMVDEQTVVGAADWEFGLLAGRVILFHRDVWRDVGGFDERLRSHNGDTDFSIKIHDAGYDLVRFPREIIRHEEHSRSITTRDRAWRLAYLCGKHPEYAPHLLASTAAYNVAQWTGVDYKMMVPRTVIDVTWSGRDED, from the coding sequence ATGACCTCAGACGTATCTGTCGTCATCCCTTCTATCAAGGACAATGTACTAACAGTGGAGAGTATTCCCGAGGACGTTCCGGTGTTTATTGAGCGCGAGGGAACACTGAACGAGGCGCGCAATCGGGGCGTCCGACACGCGGAACACGACATCGTCGCTATCCTAGACGACGATATCGCCTTCACAGAATCCGTGTTCGATGATTTGGTTGGGATGGTCGACGAACAGACGGTTGTCGGCGCAGCTGACTGGGAATTCGGGCTTCTCGCAGGTAGAGTAATTCTGTTCCACCGAGATGTCTGGCGCGACGTTGGCGGATTCGACGAGCGACTTCGAAGCCACAACGGCGACACCGACTTTTCTATTAAGATTCACGACGCAGGCTACGACCTCGTTCGCTTCCCGCGTGAAATCATCAGACACGAGGAACACAGCAGGTCGATAACGACCCGGGATCGGGCTTGGCGGTTAGCCTACCTCTGCGGGAAACATCCAGAATATGCACCGCATCTCCTCGCCAGCACAGCTGCATATAACGTGGCGCAGTGGACCGGTGTCGATTATAAAATGATGGTTCCGAGGACAGTCATCGACGTAACATGGTCCGGACGGGACGAGGACTGA
- a CDS encoding glycosyltransferase family 4 protein — MKILFVTHRYPPRTGGVETHVREISTRLADRGHDVTVFSADAGDDVPTRTTDESVRVRRFRSLSPDEAFYFAPQMAAAVRRVGADVVHAHNYHAFPLFFAAVGITDERFIVTTHYHGKSASGFRDLLLSAYRPFGKWAVRQADEIIAVSEWECDRLHEDIGVNATVIPNGINVDRFANTDPEKRERPYLLCVGRLEEYKGIQQVIRALPELSGYDLVIAGSGPYREELERIARETKVSDRVHFLGYVEDRRLPRLYAGAEVYLSLSEFEAYGITVSEALAAGTSCVVREAGALKDWLDGPAVEGVTVTSPDAISEVINKVLGQNPECDVPSWSKITDQLLTRYLDQAEGNRHKHRDSTAPHS; from the coding sequence GTGAAGATATTGTTCGTTACGCACCGGTACCCGCCTCGGACCGGTGGTGTCGAGACGCACGTTCGAGAGATCTCGACGCGACTCGCAGATCGGGGTCACGATGTGACTGTGTTCAGTGCAGACGCGGGGGATGACGTGCCAACTCGGACAACCGATGAGAGCGTTCGAGTTCGTCGCTTCCGATCTCTGAGCCCCGATGAAGCGTTCTATTTCGCGCCACAGATGGCAGCTGCCGTGCGTCGCGTGGGCGCCGACGTAGTTCACGCGCACAACTACCACGCGTTTCCGCTGTTCTTCGCGGCAGTTGGTATCACCGACGAACGGTTCATCGTGACGACTCACTACCACGGAAAGAGTGCAAGCGGCTTCCGAGATCTGCTGTTGTCCGCGTATCGCCCCTTTGGAAAGTGGGCGGTTCGGCAGGCGGACGAGATAATCGCAGTAAGTGAGTGGGAATGTGACCGATTGCACGAGGATATCGGTGTCAACGCAACCGTAATTCCGAATGGAATTAATGTCGATCGGTTCGCAAATACGGACCCTGAGAAGCGAGAACGACCGTACCTGCTGTGCGTTGGGAGGTTGGAGGAGTACAAAGGGATTCAGCAGGTCATTCGAGCGCTGCCGGAACTTTCAGGATACGACTTGGTGATTGCTGGAAGCGGGCCATACCGCGAGGAATTGGAGCGGATTGCACGTGAAACAAAAGTAAGTGATCGAGTCCATTTCCTTGGATATGTGGAAGATAGGCGACTCCCTAGGCTATACGCTGGAGCAGAGGTATATCTCTCCCTCTCTGAATTCGAAGCGTACGGAATAACTGTCTCCGAAGCGTTAGCAGCGGGGACATCGTGCGTGGTGAGAGAAGCAGGTGCACTCAAGGATTGGCTGGATGGTCCCGCCGTTGAGGGTGTAACGGTCACGTCACCAGATGCGATATCCGAGGTCATCAACAAAGTTCTGGGACAAAATCCAGAGTGTGATGTTCCGTCTTGGTCAAAGATCACCGATCAACTTCTTACCAGATACCTCGATCAAGCAGAAGGAAACAGGCATAAGCACCGCGATAGTACGGCTCCCCATTCATGA
- a CDS encoding alkaline phosphatase family protein — protein MLIVLALDALDHEHVEHFGYSELNLNQSGEISTFSYMKDQPFTLEVWPTVATGLGPNEHGLTGSGTSEWSNPALDFLSKYTSNLGGNTRDRLGRIAESVTGSSYTIPETDANHVFEGENRVVHNWPGVHNSKELKRVWDTANPDEGDQTVAGFEQEIFGIAAEQFGWTREMLNHGLVLAGCHIHTLDMCGHIYRYDEERYRAVYERVAEWVAEIESRLGDDDELLIMSDHGIHTDWDSDSTEPGRHSYRAMAATTASKSLFDDVHDARAWIEEVVAEHKVTDEDEGNVDIPTNQLEDLGYI, from the coding sequence ATGCTGATCGTGTTGGCCCTCGATGCCCTGGACCACGAACACGTGGAGCACTTCGGGTATTCTGAACTCAATCTGAACCAGTCCGGCGAGATCTCAACGTTCTCCTACATGAAAGACCAGCCGTTCACGCTGGAGGTCTGGCCGACAGTAGCGACCGGACTCGGTCCGAACGAGCACGGCTTGACTGGCTCGGGTACCAGCGAGTGGAGCAATCCTGCCCTAGATTTTCTCTCGAAGTACACCTCCAACCTTGGCGGCAACACCCGTGACAGACTCGGGCGCATCGCCGAGTCTGTGACCGGATCGAGTTACACCATCCCCGAAACGGATGCCAATCACGTCTTCGAGGGCGAAAACCGTGTCGTTCACAACTGGCCAGGCGTCCACAACTCCAAGGAACTCAAGCGTGTGTGGGACACCGCCAATCCTGACGAGGGCGACCAGACCGTCGCGGGCTTCGAGCAAGAGATATTCGGCATCGCCGCCGAGCAGTTCGGCTGGACACGTGAAATGCTTAACCACGGATTAGTTCTCGCAGGTTGTCACATTCACACGCTGGACATGTGTGGACACATTTACCGTTACGACGAGGAACGGTATCGGGCGGTGTACGAGCGGGTGGCCGAATGGGTGGCTGAAATTGAGTCACGGCTCGGCGACGACGACGAGTTGCTCATAATGTCGGATCACGGTATCCACACCGACTGGGACTCCGACTCGACGGAGCCAGGTCGACACTCCTACCGGGCGATGGCGGCGACGACGGCGTCAAAGAGTCTGTTCGATGACGTCCACGATGCCAGAGCGTGGATAGAGGAAGTCGTCGCCGAACACAAAGTCACCGATGAGGACGAAGGAAATGTTGATATTCCGACCAACCAGTTAGAGGACCTTGGTTACATATGA
- a CDS encoding glycosyltransferase codes for MNVFAAAALGLLGVTAAPYLCFFGLYAWVQPEGSPAAKEPAEPTVSVVLPTYNEERIIQAKLDDLLELDYPMEKVELVVVDSSTDETRSLIRGYFENVDALDLVLIEEDERRGLAPALNEAYEAAQNEMVVKTDCDSKLPPDVLREAAANLADDEVDAVTGRNVEVLGGSEVESGYRGVQSHIQQLESHLDSTLIFHGPFSAFENDALLPIDPNSLADDTELALKIRRQGGRVVFDPAVRYKEASHSAFVKRRKQKDRRAMGLIQLLVQHRDAVGRYGKYGGLVLPFNWWFMIASPWLLALTLAVGTVGAVIAFGIGGLALPLVVGLFTYLGQKDVLGPVQALYSLFDTQVSLLRASVELVVGDADGTWDVDAELREAFE; via the coding sequence ATGAACGTGTTCGCGGCGGCCGCGCTGGGCCTCCTGGGCGTGACGGCCGCGCCGTACCTCTGCTTCTTCGGGCTGTACGCGTGGGTCCAACCCGAGGGCTCACCGGCCGCCAAGGAGCCGGCGGAACCCACGGTGAGCGTCGTCCTCCCGACGTACAACGAAGAGCGGATCATTCAGGCGAAGCTCGACGACCTGCTTGAACTCGACTACCCGATGGAGAAGGTCGAGCTCGTCGTCGTGGACTCCTCGACCGACGAGACGCGGTCGCTGATCCGCGGGTACTTCGAGAACGTGGACGCGCTCGATCTCGTGTTGATCGAGGAGGACGAGCGTCGCGGGCTCGCGCCCGCGCTCAACGAGGCGTACGAGGCCGCGCAAAACGAGATGGTCGTCAAGACCGACTGCGACTCGAAGCTGCCGCCGGACGTGCTCCGCGAGGCGGCCGCGAATCTCGCAGACGACGAGGTCGACGCCGTCACGGGACGGAACGTCGAGGTCCTCGGCGGGAGCGAAGTGGAGTCGGGGTACCGGGGCGTGCAGTCGCACATTCAGCAGTTGGAGTCGCATCTCGACTCGACGCTCATCTTCCACGGTCCCTTCTCGGCGTTCGAGAACGACGCGTTACTGCCGATCGACCCGAACTCGCTGGCGGACGACACGGAGCTTGCACTGAAGATTCGTCGCCAGGGCGGGCGGGTGGTGTTCGATCCCGCGGTGCGGTACAAGGAGGCGAGTCACTCCGCATTCGTCAAGCGTCGGAAGCAGAAGGATCGGCGGGCGATGGGGTTGATTCAACTGCTGGTGCAGCATCGAGACGCGGTCGGGAGGTACGGAAAGTACGGGGGGTTGGTGTTGCCGTTCAACTGGTGGTTCATGATCGCGTCGCCGTGGCTGCTGGCGCTGACGCTGGCGGTCGGGACGGTTGGCGCCGTGATCGCGTTCGGGATAGGAGGACTTGCGTTGCCGCTCGTCGTCGGGTTGTTCACGTATCTCGGACAGAAGGACGTGCTTGGTCCGGTGCAGGCGCTGTACTCACTGTTCGACACGCAGGTATCGTTGCTGCGTGCAAGTGTTGAGCTGGTGGTCGGTGACGCGGACGGGACGTGGGACGTCGACGCGGAGCTGCGGGAGGCGTTCGAGTGA
- a CDS encoding sulfatase — MNILLIIADSLRAQNTSLHDYHRKTTPFLESFADDASLYTNAHAAANWSLPSHVSIFTGLYPAEHGIYDEGRKLRRGHSVFESLQEDGYETGLFSYNGYINGGVDTGLERGFDTVSGYREPLFPEAYNPGGMRGEKLKSFKRALTDDQPIRSLLNGAAMKIGWDYPDLAPDWLTRETMAGKTPDDIYVRDFLDWHKERTDDWAACVNFMKTHNAYRPSEEYDRWSTQKAHDIQADVAYGNWEYISGKRPVSELKELIGLYDGCILEVDQMIARIVGELKNRGDYDDTLIVITSDHGEAFGENSFRDDITLAQHVIGAHECLLHVPLLVKSPGQKESEVVDAPATLTKFPDVVRDADKSFITETAYAMDSGLNEVNSEMLKKWIGERDKRFFETLWVGYYEDDGDVHKHMKWNDKETSINLETGEKVQSRVEFDFEEQDVLEEVDSGVNEKVEDRLEELGYR, encoded by the coding sequence ATGAATATACTTTTGATAATCGCAGATTCTCTGCGGGCCCAAAACACGAGTCTTCATGATTACCACCGAAAAACAACTCCATTTTTAGAGTCCTTCGCGGACGACGCTTCTTTATATACAAACGCACATGCCGCGGCCAATTGGAGCCTTCCCAGCCACGTGAGTATCTTCACAGGGCTCTATCCCGCCGAACACGGCATCTACGATGAAGGACGAAAACTCCGCCGGGGACACTCCGTGTTCGAATCCCTGCAAGAGGACGGCTACGAGACTGGCCTTTTTTCCTATAATGGGTATATAAATGGAGGTGTGGACACAGGTTTGGAACGGGGGTTCGATACGGTCTCAGGCTACAGAGAACCTCTCTTTCCGGAGGCATACAATCCTGGGGGAATGCGCGGGGAGAAACTAAAATCCTTCAAGCGGGCCCTCACAGACGACCAACCGATTCGATCGCTACTGAACGGGGCCGCGATGAAAATCGGCTGGGACTATCCCGACCTCGCCCCCGATTGGCTCACCCGAGAGACAATGGCCGGGAAGACTCCCGACGATATTTATGTTCGAGACTTTCTCGACTGGCACAAGGAGCGCACGGACGACTGGGCGGCGTGTGTCAACTTTATGAAGACGCACAACGCTTACCGCCCATCGGAGGAGTACGACCGATGGTCCACTCAGAAAGCGCACGATATTCAGGCTGACGTGGCGTACGGAAACTGGGAATATATTTCCGGTAAGCGGCCTGTCTCAGAACTTAAAGAGCTTATTGGTCTCTACGATGGGTGCATCCTTGAGGTTGATCAAATGATTGCAAGGATAGTCGGAGAATTGAAAAACCGCGGTGACTACGACGACACACTCATAGTTATCACCTCTGATCACGGGGAGGCATTCGGTGAGAATAGTTTCCGCGACGATATCACGCTAGCACAGCACGTGATCGGTGCTCATGAATGTCTGCTCCACGTACCGTTGCTGGTGAAATCTCCCGGTCAGAAAGAAAGCGAAGTAGTTGACGCGCCCGCGACCCTGACGAAGTTCCCGGATGTCGTGAGAGATGCCGACAAGTCGTTTATTACCGAGACGGCGTACGCGATGGACAGCGGCCTTAATGAGGTTAATTCTGAAATGCTAAAAAAATGGATCGGCGAGCGAGACAAAAGGTTTTTTGAAACGCTTTGGGTGGGGTACTACGAAGATGATGGGGATGTGCATAAACATATGAAATGGAACGATAAGGAGACCAGCATCAACTTGGAGACTGGAGAGAAGGTGCAGTCTAGAGTGGAGTTTGATTTCGAAGAGCAAGACGTTCTTGAGGAAGTCGACAGCGGCGTCAATGAGAAAGTCGAAGATCGGCTGGAGGAACTAGGGTACCGATGA
- a CDS encoding FkbM family methyltransferase, which produces MQVEPGDIVFDVGAYIGMTSRVAARHAERVFAIEPSPRARTSLAKNTEEYENIEIVSCAVSDKSSELELQFGNDITDDSLIDPDDGGSGETVTVPVKTIKQLANDLDVPSIDFLKVEAEGLEPEVVRGAVGAPVKRVAVAGNDERYGETTFEEVFEILRDAGFDVNTDSEDLPYNMVYGIRNDDGG; this is translated from the coding sequence GTGCAAGTGGAACCTGGCGATATCGTTTTCGACGTTGGCGCGTATATCGGTATGACATCACGAGTTGCAGCACGTCATGCCGAACGCGTATTTGCCATCGAACCGAGCCCGAGAGCACGTACTTCGCTTGCGAAAAACACAGAAGAGTACGAAAACATCGAGATAGTCAGCTGTGCTGTCTCCGACAAAAGTTCCGAACTGGAACTTCAGTTCGGCAACGATATCACAGACGACTCGCTCATCGATCCCGACGATGGTGGCTCCGGAGAAACGGTCACCGTCCCGGTAAAAACCATCAAACAGCTCGCAAACGACTTGGACGTGCCTAGCATTGATTTTCTCAAAGTCGAAGCGGAGGGGCTGGAGCCCGAAGTAGTGAGAGGCGCCGTCGGAGCTCCGGTTAAAAGAGTCGCAGTCGCGGGGAACGACGAACGATACGGCGAAACGACGTTTGAAGAGGTGTTCGAAATCCTGCGCGACGCCGGATTCGACGTCAACACGGACTCAGAGGATCTGCCGTATAACATGGTGTATGGAATTCGTAATGACGATGGGGGGTGA
- a CDS encoding alkaline phosphatase family protein — translation MTLGDWVSESVERVRTDGTAGAHESAYEFYVGLCRNMGRRVNYGTNVFEESWDVLVILDACRWDLMREVVSGYDFVDKTTTYSVASSSEEWMEKTFGEVDNSDVGYVTANPFSRQMLNPNDFQLLDEVWEYAVDNEVRTIPADAVTDRAIRAHREINPDRLVAHYMQPHYPFVPNPMDEGLPLEDFGGTDHEDVWDKLRRGTVSREEAWESYRANLEYVLDSVRTLLKSVDGDVVITADHGNLLGEFGLYGHPDYVPVPALKRVPWCRTTAENEGTYEPAEWSNKSVKDDREELLRNLGYRS, via the coding sequence ATGACGCTCGGCGACTGGGTCAGTGAATCAGTCGAGCGAGTTCGGACCGACGGAACGGCCGGTGCGCACGAGTCAGCGTACGAATTCTACGTCGGCCTCTGCCGAAACATGGGGCGGCGGGTCAACTACGGCACCAACGTCTTCGAGGAGTCGTGGGACGTGCTTGTCATCCTTGACGCCTGCCGATGGGATCTGATGCGTGAGGTTGTGTCTGGCTACGATTTCGTCGACAAAACAACGACGTACTCCGTTGCAAGCAGTTCCGAGGAGTGGATGGAGAAGACATTTGGTGAAGTCGATAACTCTGACGTCGGGTACGTGACAGCGAACCCCTTCTCGCGGCAAATGTTGAACCCTAATGACTTCCAGCTCCTCGATGAGGTGTGGGAGTACGCCGTGGACAACGAGGTTCGGACCATCCCCGCCGACGCCGTGACTGACCGGGCAATACGTGCGCACCGTGAGATCAACCCCGACCGTCTCGTCGCTCACTATATGCAACCGCATTACCCATTCGTTCCGAACCCGATGGACGAGGGGCTCCCGCTTGAAGACTTCGGCGGCACCGACCACGAGGATGTCTGGGACAAACTCCGCCGCGGGACGGTCTCCCGCGAGGAGGCGTGGGAGAGCTACCGGGCGAATCTGGAGTACGTCCTCGACAGCGTCAGGACACTTCTCAAAAGCGTCGACGGCGATGTGGTCATCACCGCAGACCATGGAAACCTGCTTGGGGAGTTCGGTCTCTACGGTCATCCCGATTACGTGCCGGTACCGGCGCTGAAACGCGTCCCGTGGTGCCGTACGACTGCTGAGAACGAAGGGACGTACGAACCGGCAGAGTGGAGTAATAAATCCGTTAAAGACGACCGCGAGGAACTGCTTCGGAACCTAGGGTACCGATCATAA
- a CDS encoding oligosaccharyl transferase, archaeosortase A system-associated, translating into MSQQTDAVGDDEGSPLDVLRGWYHVLILLGAFAFMLWTRLRSYGNFVRNGEVYFRGNDAWYHLRETSYLLENWPNTLGFDVWTGFPLGNQAGQFGTLWDHIMAVSVFIARPLMGSTEEIMLIMAPLAGTLVTIPTYFIARRLVDRFAAVAAVVVLALLPGTFFSYSLVGFPDHSAAEVLFQSLAVLAFLVAFAVAEREAPVWELVVDRDWDALKRPAAYAAAAGVGLGLYMWTWQPGVLLVGITGVFLAVKLTSDTYHGRSPEPVAFAGAVAMSVTALMQLIPLDTFSFQTTQYSLLQVVLPLGVAVGAVFLAWLARQWESRELEVDTYPPAVGGLILASAGMVWLAIPSLWSTLTTNLLNFVGFSATAQFRTIGEAQPPLQNAAFSDFVLSQYGFAFFLALAAILYILARPLYRSDDPNHTLYIPAALAVVGSVYAVPQLYDAIGGVVGVSWQVVGLVIAAAFLVGATFLVEYDAEELYFVVWAAFIGSAAFTQTRFNYYLAVIVAVGAAYFLQVTLDAISLRSLDDVRDVEGWQAMVAIALVVVLIVPLVAMATPVWAAGANTGPGGVTQWDGSLQWMNDETPTPGELEGAENPMELYGTYERPADGDFEYPEGAYGVQSWWDYGHWITTRAERIPNANPFQQNAGDAADYLLAPSEEESREVLASQSTEGENTRYVMVDWQMASPNSKFGAPVTFYSGNETRSDFNRVLYQQTEQGGFSTVMQVNTQRYHESQMIRLYEHYGSAVDPEPVVVDWETRTAQTQGGEQVEVNTLPADPTTTVRQFDNMSAARAYVEEDGSAQVGGVGTLPSERVAALEHHRLVHASQAQGQSPSALQVQVLQQLVPEGTSVEDVLGESFLAAFQDDYVKTFERVPGATVEGSGAEPGQEVEATVEMRKPSGETFEYTQYAEADENGNFEFTVPYSTTGYDEFGPENGYTNTSVRATGAYTVSTAQTTGDDLYTTQRVGEVEVTEAQVVGADDAAATVELEEEIVDCPSGDPDCPVDGGSDGGDGSGNQSATLAPTTPVLADATVDATVTTGVSP; encoded by the coding sequence ATGAGTCAGCAAACCGACGCCGTCGGAGACGACGAGGGATCGCCCCTCGACGTCCTCCGGGGGTGGTATCACGTCCTCATCCTCCTCGGGGCGTTCGCGTTCATGCTGTGGACACGGCTCCGCTCGTACGGCAACTTCGTTCGAAACGGCGAAGTGTACTTCCGCGGTAACGACGCCTGGTATCACCTCCGCGAGACGAGCTATCTCCTCGAGAACTGGCCGAACACCCTAGGTTTCGACGTCTGGACCGGTTTCCCGCTTGGGAACCAAGCGGGGCAGTTCGGCACCCTCTGGGACCACATCATGGCGGTCAGCGTGTTCATCGCCCGGCCGCTCATGGGCAGCACCGAAGAAATCATGCTCATCATGGCGCCCCTCGCCGGCACGCTCGTCACGATCCCGACCTACTTCATCGCGCGCCGGCTCGTCGACCGGTTCGCCGCGGTCGCCGCGGTCGTCGTCCTCGCGCTCCTCCCGGGCACCTTCTTCAGCTACAGCCTCGTCGGCTTCCCGGACCACAGCGCCGCCGAAGTGCTCTTCCAGAGCCTCGCCGTCCTCGCGTTCCTCGTCGCCTTCGCGGTCGCCGAGCGCGAGGCGCCCGTCTGGGAGCTCGTCGTCGACCGCGACTGGGACGCGCTCAAACGCCCCGCCGCGTACGCGGCCGCCGCGGGCGTCGGGCTCGGCCTCTACATGTGGACGTGGCAGCCCGGCGTCCTTCTGGTCGGGATCACCGGTGTCTTCCTCGCGGTGAAGCTCACGAGCGACACCTATCACGGGAGAAGCCCCGAACCCGTTGCGTTCGCCGGCGCGGTCGCGATGAGCGTGACGGCTCTGATGCAGCTGATCCCGCTCGACACGTTTTCCTTCCAAACCACACAGTATTCGCTCCTCCAGGTCGTGCTCCCGCTCGGCGTCGCGGTCGGCGCCGTCTTCCTCGCGTGGCTCGCCCGTCAGTGGGAGTCGCGCGAACTCGAGGTCGACACCTACCCGCCGGCCGTCGGCGGCCTCATTCTCGCGTCCGCAGGTATGGTCTGGCTCGCGATCCCGTCACTGTGGTCGACGCTCACGACGAATCTCCTGAACTTCGTCGGCTTCAGCGCCACCGCACAGTTCCGCACCATCGGCGAGGCCCAACCCCCGCTCCAGAACGCCGCCTTCTCCGACTTCGTTCTCTCGCAGTACGGCTTCGCGTTCTTCCTCGCGCTCGCCGCGATCCTGTACATCCTCGCCCGTCCCCTCTACCGCTCCGACGATCCCAACCACACGCTGTACATCCCGGCCGCGCTCGCTGTCGTCGGCTCCGTCTACGCGGTGCCCCAGCTCTACGACGCCATCGGCGGTGTCGTCGGCGTGAGCTGGCAGGTGGTCGGGCTCGTCATCGCCGCCGCGTTCCTCGTCGGCGCGACGTTCCTCGTCGAGTACGACGCCGAGGAGCTGTACTTCGTCGTGTGGGCGGCGTTCATCGGGAGCGCGGCGTTCACGCAGACCCGCTTCAACTACTACCTCGCGGTGATCGTCGCGGTCGGCGCGGCGTACTTCCTCCAGGTGACGCTCGACGCGATCAGCCTGCGCTCGCTGGACGACGTCCGCGACGTCGAGGGTTGGCAGGCGATGGTCGCCATCGCTTTAGTTGTCGTCCTCATCGTCCCGCTCGTCGCGATGGCGACGCCCGTCTGGGCCGCCGGCGCGAACACCGGCCCCGGCGGCGTCACCCAGTGGGACGGCAGCCTGCAGTGGATGAACGACGAGACGCCCACCCCCGGAGAACTCGAGGGCGCGGAAAACCCCATGGAGCTGTACGGCACCTACGAGCGTCCGGCCGACGGCGACTTCGAGTACCCGGAGGGCGCGTACGGCGTGCAGTCGTGGTGGGACTACGGCCACTGGATCACCACGCGCGCCGAGCGCATCCCGAACGCGAACCCGTTCCAGCAGAACGCGGGCGACGCAGCCGACTACCTCCTCGCGCCGAGCGAGGAAGAATCACGCGAGGTCCTCGCGAGCCAGAGCACGGAGGGCGAAAACACCCGCTACGTGATGGTCGACTGGCAGATGGCCTCGCCGAACTCCAAGTTCGGCGCGCCGGTCACGTTCTACTCCGGCAACGAGACGCGCTCCGACTTCAACCGCGTCCTCTACCAGCAGACAGAGCAGGGCGGCTTCAGCACGGTGATGCAGGTGAACACCCAGCGCTACCACGAGAGCCAGATGATCCGCCTGTACGAACACTACGGCAGCGCGGTCGACCCCGAACCCGTGGTGGTCGACTGGGAGACCCGGACCGCCCAGACGCAGGGCGGCGAGCAGGTCGAGGTGAACACGCTGCCGGCCGACCCGACGACGACGGTCCGACAGTTCGACAACATGAGCGCGGCGCGCGCCTACGTCGAGGAGGACGGCAGCGCCCAGGTCGGCGGCGTCGGCACGCTCCCCTCCGAGCGCGTCGCCGCGCTCGAACACCACCGGCTCGTCCACGCCTCGCAGGCGCAGGGGCAGTCGCCCTCGGCGCTGCAGGTGCAGGTGCTCCAGCAGCTCGTCCCCGAGGGGACCAGCGTCGAGGACGTTCTCGGCGAGTCGTTCCTCGCGGCGTTCCAGGACGACTACGTGAAGACGTTCGAACGCGTCCCCGGCGCGACGGTCGAGGGCTCGGGCGCCGAGCCCGGCCAGGAGGTCGAGGCGACCGTCGAGATGCGGAAGCCGTCGGGCGAGACGTTCGAGTACACGCAGTACGCCGAGGCCGACGAGAACGGGAACTTCGAGTTCACGGTGCCGTACTCGACGACCGGCTACGACGAGTTCGGTCCCGAGAACGGCTACACGAACACGAGCGTCCGCGCGACGGGCGCGTACACCGTCAGCACCGCGCAGACGACCGGTGACGACCTGTACACCACGCAGCGCGTCGGAGAGGTCGAGGTGACCGAGGCGCAGGTCGTCGGCGCGGACGACGCGGCAGCGACGGTCGAACTCGAAGAGGAGATCGTCGACTGTCCGAGCGGCGACCCCGACTGTCCGGTCGACGGGGGCTCCGACGGCGGCGACGGATCGGGTAACCAGAGCGCGACGCTCGCGCCCACGACGCCGGTCTTGGCGGACGCGACCGTCGACGCGACCGTCACCACAGGCGTGAGCCCGTAA
- a CDS encoding glycosyltransferase family 4 protein, translating to MTDIAIYGPLKQTETGPSAVTRGIVDGLADIGHDVTLYTAGDDEHPRAHTVAIPGSLDSVPNYFRTKRRAAKLIEANDHELFHSLTGLMHGSDVQTVQGIFADLQMIMWSPQIINPREFIGANIYSLLKTPGYHLAEKLVAISPFVANQSKKFIRRNPDRIIPLGVYDSFRRPPENGASNNILIPGLVAPIKGTHRILQHLDPHDDRFTVDICGSIQDPTYVEKFPGWKHRLHGYVDDIGEYFEKADIVLIPSEHDNYPTTAIEAAGRGCVVIVTDTCGFSTFEEVRECDGIFVVSNGEEMAKTLNTLLENDIYDKKKAAYDLSANMTWRSAAEQYHEIYQEVLA from the coding sequence ATGACGGATATTGCGATCTATGGACCGCTGAAGCAGACCGAAACCGGCCCGTCTGCGGTGACCCGAGGTATCGTTGACGGACTGGCAGATATCGGACATGATGTCACGTTATATACAGCGGGCGACGACGAGCACCCCCGCGCCCACACGGTCGCTATCCCGGGATCGCTGGACTCTGTCCCGAATTACTTTAGGACGAAACGACGAGCTGCCAAACTCATAGAAGCAAACGACCACGAACTGTTTCACTCTCTGACTGGGTTGATGCACGGCTCCGATGTTCAGACCGTACAAGGTATTTTTGCCGACCTACAGATGATTATGTGGTCTCCTCAGATAATTAATCCGCGCGAATTTATTGGGGCAAACATATACAGCCTCCTGAAGACTCCAGGTTACCACTTAGCGGAGAAACTCGTCGCTATCAGTCCATTCGTGGCGAATCAAAGCAAGAAATTCATCCGACGGAACCCCGACCGAATCATTCCCTTGGGCGTATACGACTCTTTCCGGCGGCCACCCGAAAACGGAGCGAGTAATAACATACTTATCCCCGGACTTGTCGCGCCTATCAAGGGAACTCATCGAATTCTACAACATTTGGATCCGCACGACGACCGATTTACTGTTGATATTTGCGGCAGCATTCAAGATCCAACATACGTAGAGAAGTTCCCAGGGTGGAAGCACAGATTGCACGGGTACGTCGATGACATCGGTGAGTACTTTGAGAAGGCAGATATCGTTCTGATCCCGTCAGAACACGACAATTACCCTACGACTGCCATCGAGGCTGCTGGTAGAGGTTGTGTCGTCATTGTGACCGATACGTGTGGTTTCTCTACCTTCGAAGAGGTCAGAGAGTGCGACGGGATTTTTGTTGTCTCAAACGGTGAGGAGATGGCGAAGACACTCAATACATTACTAGAAAATGACATATATGACAAAAAGAAAGCAGCTTATGATCTCTCTGCAAATATGACGTGGCGTTCAGCTGCGGAGCAGTATCATGAGATTTATCAAGAGGTGTTAGCATGA